Proteins encoded by one window of Drosophila melanogaster chromosome X:
- the Rab3-GEF gene encoding Rab3 GDP-GTP exchange factor, isoform K, which translates to MSDQQKASLCPRLVDYMAIVGAHTTPPMPKGLQGLKAPPVQVPDLLRRYPPSDHADFPLPLDMVYFCQPEGCTSVGPRRTGSAIRDMTSFVFALTDKDSGKTRYGICVNFYRPIERPSSAAGSAGAGNDRPGNGGPGGHGGGAGGGAGGGGRGGRRSSAFRRESWRKSMERSSDSAFSSDYRSNVAPSDSDRELTSRRDSDQQRLHSHHSHHQPHHPSASPAVPKLGLMAPSADSESGGSHSPSPRASRKRTKLRNQSLTSLCIISHHPFFTTFRECLFILKKLIDACNESSSPKRVGASQKINRDNVWTVLTGHVSDATPSIVLHDVREIETWILRLLSTPVPVPGSTRVEVEVLSPTVHEPLLFALPDHTRFSLVDFPLHLPLELLGVETCLKVWTLIMQENKVLFQSRDYNALSMSVMAFVTMLYPLEYMFPVIPLLPTCLSCAEQLLLAPTPFVIGVPASFLVYKKNFRLPDDIWVVDLDSTKLTPPTGGYEEIPPLPEPEGTILKNHLKQAMLLMDEAGLGALTSMTATNTAVSSQQLLPSVRDSLQEPPLLGVSQVRLPLQTPPHSAQASQRNSMSAQGTISSRQPSPMNSPALNPFVYGTDVDSVDVATRVAMVRFFNAQNTLANFAEHTRTLRLYPRPVVAFQINSFLRSRPRASQFLNQFARTQAVEFLAEWSLTPTNVAFLRVQTGVMDPMQVGDKPKWFAHALTPIRFSVWDDGSSLNGALRSLKQLECQPTDESGSDSEGADSSSSSYSSLSDFVSEMASSDLSPSLHDVFGSYNRPHVVPQTLSSNLDPALVYHPPSKLQYPEGIADAVASKEEEDEERADSPVSSSSSRSDLSSPSFNRDSEFDFQPKGGQTLGSTTVGSGAAAPSFELATPLAMRLEATIKMASIEQESDTVSTATGKTIAAGSKLQRHPSDSESRPEKKIPPPLTPPVKQPGVSNILARTGSSGSSSSSPGRQSSQSSLFENFASHAKELVRETTRQSSQEGLLAHVDKHALDEDLDDKMRHTFEKFTLHAKKAAGEASKQALEVSKQAAGVSKNTLEDLTYVGKSTLGDLTKTAKEAATKKGIIKIEEHSAGGAGPPPKSPGSQLATHKQVQQSGGQGGGNNFFSAIGTDFNGLASSTSTMFSGMFGKKSQQKQVPVQQKQPNVSAGKAKSGINFDPFPGRKGLVERTPLIKHSGPRQTQEELTRQQNQERSHSNAENQTFLKDVTNQVLAGEGVGWLKLNRFKKLMEDESYRTLVLSKLNKTLDKKIAPDDHIDDVCVTKPVWKGMLKCIQAIAGGLDVTFANFGLGGMASVFQLMEVAHTHYWSKEINEGSDMSSSLLSSHAASPMGSRENLRSPSSPNGSHSALGSEWASPQESRKSSTQLAHGGPGGSHSGAPINRRLSSADSQDGQSTTEMFKDMLSQKRSALKNMLTSFDSDAAGSTGALSVVSLGVRLPSSCRSTVSDTEYENTTTSKDSKKSSGNLWSGKSTLSAGFRYTGGHLINTSSSPSPDSPRVYLFEGLLGKDRLNLWNQMQFWEDAFLDAVSQERDMIGMDQGPIEMMERYKSLSESERKRLEHDEDRLLSTMLYNLTAILVMLNVAKDEIRRKIRRLLGKSHIGLVYSQEVHNVVDQINNLNGNDIDLKPLGSRLLHRQSFTVHQGTDVNGPLRFMEVRDDGLVLRSVDGTIVERWWYERLVNMTYSPKTKLLCLWRRNGGQTQLHKYYTRKCKELYNCIKEAMERGGTPTNVPELGGEFPVQDMNTGEGGLLQVCLEGVGLLFSNSKDFEFFVRLDHIRKCFTQKGGIFVLEEYNPKTRNLIQRKYQSSMSDQICYSVLCVFSYVAAGQDQKKNPVVITPQIQDIHAQQKQKHQQQQQHQQPQQQQQPHQTTTQQNQPTAVASAVPTTTAPAGQVNPNRMTAKSQAGSISIRHTVPMQKPTITMSTVQPQARMPAQVATASVPVTVPVPPTPAPPTSNPAKLPQLPPRVPSQPSTESLASISSPPPKLRTPMSAPPGPPPAIPPRTGAISRSGSVPAARSFVRQASANSTPPQYTPQPPPPFVIPKRHSGLARASTLSSSTSPSMSSSSASNHPGHSQSQQRASHGSVAAVLQSMPEAEPGYGSGSGSISGSSSGSGSASGSIASASPQAHRKH; encoded by the exons ATGTCGGACCAGCAGAAAGCCTCCCTCTGTCCCCGTCTGGTGGACTACATGGCCATAGTGGGTGCCCACACGACGCCTCCGATGCCAAAGGGACTGCAGGGCCTCAAGGCCCCGCCAGTGCAG GTGCCCGACTTGCTGCGTCGCTATCCCCCCTCGGATCATGCGGACTTCCCGCTGCCCCTGGACATGGTGTACTTTTGCCAACCGGAGGGTTGCACCAGCGTTGGACCTCGACGCACTGGCTCCGCCATTCGGGACATGACCTCCTTTGTATTCGCGCTGACCGACAAGGATTCGGGCAAGACACGCTATGGCATATGCGTGAACTTCTATCGTCCCATTGAGCGACCTAGTTCGGCGGCGGGATCGGCAGGAGCTGGCAACGATCGTCCGGGTAATGGTGGACCTGGTGGCCATGGGGGCGGcgctggaggaggagcaggaggcggAGGGCGTGGTGGAAGACGGTCGTCGGCCTTCAGGCGGGAGTCGTGGCGCAAGAGCATGGAACGCAGCTCGGATTCGGCATTTAGCAG CGACTACAGAAGTAACGTAGCGCCTAGCGATTCGGATCGTGAACTGACCTCGCGTCGCGATTCGGACCAGCAGCGCCTACACTCACACCACTCGCACCACCAGCCGCACCATCCGTCGGCGAGCCCGGCTGTGCCCAAACTGGGCCTGATGGCTCCCTCGGCGGACTCCGAGTCCGGCGGCAGTCATTCCCCATCGCCGCGGGCCTCGCGAAAGAGGACGAAACTGCGCAACCAGTCGCTCACCTCGCTGTGCATCATCTCGCACCATCCGTTCTTCACCACCTTCCGCGAATGCCTGTTCATTCTGAAGAAGCTCATCGATGCTTGCAACGAATCCTCTTCACCGAAGCGGGTTGGTGCCTCCCAAAAGATCAACCGGGACAATGTGTGGACGGTGCTGACGGGCCATGTCAGCGATGCCACGCCGTCGATTGTACTGCACGATGTGCGCGAAATCGAAACCTGGATCCTGCGACTACTCTCCACGCCGGTTCCTGTGCCAGGATCGACCAGAGTTGAG GTTGAGGTGCTGTCGCCGACGGTGCATGAACCCCTGCTGTTTGCATTGCCTGACCACACTCGCTTCTCTCTGGTGGACTTCCCGCTCCATCTGCCATTGGAGCTGCTCGGCGTGGAGACGTGCCTGAAGGTATGGACCCTGATCATGCAGGAGAACAAGGTGCTGTTCCAGTCGCGCGACTATAACGCCCTCTCCATGTCGGTAATGGCCTTCGTCACTATGCTGTATCCGCTGGAGTATATGTTCCCGGTCATCCCGCTGCTGCCCACCTGCCTAAGTTGTGCGGAGCAGCTACTGTTGGCACCAACGCCCTTTGTCATCGGGGTGCCCGCCTCTTTCCTGGTCTACAAAAAAAACTTCCG TCTACCGGATGACATTTGGGTGGTCGACTTGGACTCCACCAAATTGACGCCACCGACTGGTGGCTACGAAGAAATACCACCGCTACCTGAGCCCGAGGGCACCATTCTGAAGAACCACCTCAAGCAG GCTATGCTATTGATGGATGAAGCTGGACTTGGT GCACTTACCTCGATGACGGCCACCAATACGGCGGTCTCCTCACAACAGCTATTACCATCGGTGCGGGATAGTCTTCAGGAACCACCGTTGCTAGG GGTTTCTCAAGTGAGACTTCCCCTCCAGACGCCTCCTCACTCGGCGCAGGCCAGTCAACGGAACTCGATGTCCGCCCAAGGAACGATTAGTTCCCGCCAACCGAGCCCGATGAATTCACCAGCCCTCAATCCATTCGTTTACGGAACGGATGTGGATTCCGTGGACGTGGCCACGCGGGTGGCGATGGTGCGATTTTTCAATGCTCAAAATACATTGGCTAACTTTGCTGAGCACACGCGCACTTTGCGGCTATATCCACGTCCAGTGGTGGCATTCCAAATCAATAGTTTCCTACGATCCCGACCAAGAGCCTCGCAGTTCCTGAATCAATTTGCCAGGACTCAGGCCGTAGAGTTCCTGGCCGAATGGTCACTAACGCCCACGAATGTGGCGTTCCTTCGAGTGCAGACTGGCGTTATGGATCCCATGCAGGTGGGCGATAAGCCCAAGTGGTTCGCCCACGCTCTGACCCCCATCCGATTTTCGGTGTGGGACGATGGCAGCTCACTGAATGGAGCCCTGCGATCGCTGAAACAACTCGAGTGCCAGCCGACGGACGAGAGTGGTTCGGATTCAGAGGGAGCGGATAGTAGTAGCTCATCGTACAGCTCACTCAGTGATTTTGTATCGGAAATGGCCTCCTCCGATCTTTCGCCCAGCCTGCATGATGTCTTTGGGTCTTACAATCGGCCACATGTTGTTCCTCAGACTCTCTCCTCGAATTTGGATCCGGCCTTGGTCTATCATCCGCCCAGCAAGCTGCAGTATCCCGAAGGCATTGCCGATGCGGTGGCCAGCaaagaggaggaggatgaggagcgTGCCGATAGCCCTGTGTCCTCATCCTCCAGTCGCTCGGATCTGAGTTCGCCCAGCTTCAATCGCGATTCGGAGTTTGATTTCCAGCCGAAGGGCGGACAAACTCTGGGATCGACTACAGTTGGCAGTGGAGCGGCTGCACCCAGTTTCGAGTTGGCCACTCCGTTGGCCATGCGACTGGAGGCCACCATTAAGATGGCAAGCATTGAACAGGAATCTGACACGGTATCCACGGCGACGGGCAAGACCATAGCCGCCGGTTCGAAATTACAAAGACATCCCAGCGACTCCGAGTCGCGGCCTGAAAAGAAGATTCCG CCACCACTAACGCCACCGGTGAAGCAGCCTGGAGTAAGCAATATCCTAGCCCGAACTGGAAGTTccggctccagctccagcagtCCTGGACGTCAGAGTTCCCAGAGCTCTCTATTCGAGAACTTTGCCTCCCATGCCAAGGAACTGGTGCGCGAAACAACGCGCCAGAGCAGCCAGGAGGGTCTACTGGCCCATGTGGATAAG CATGCGCTGGACGAAGATCTTGACGACAAAATGCGTCATACCTTCGAAAAG TTTACGCTGCACGCAAAGAAGGCAGCTGGAGAGGCTTCCAAGCAGGCCCTGGAAGTGTCCAAACAGGCGGCTGGAGTGAGCAAGAATACCCTCGAAGATCTCACATATGTAGGCAAATCGACGCTGGGCGATCTTACCAAAACGGCCAAGGAGGCTGCCACCAAGAAAGGTATTATTAAGATCGAGGAGCATTCGGCGGGCGGAGCTGGACCACCGCCAAAGTCACCCGGATCCCAGCTGGCGACACACAAGCAGGTGCAGCAATCGGGCGGCCAGGGTGGTGGCAACAACTTCTTCTCCGCGATTGGGACGGATTTCAATGGGCTAgcctcatccacatccaccaTGTTCTCGGGCATGTTTGGTAAAA AGAGCCAACAAAAGCAGGTTCCTGTACAGCAAAAGCAACCTAACGTATCCGCTGGGAAGGCCAAGTCTGGCATTAATTTCGATCCATTTCCTGGACGCAAGGGACTCGTGGAGCGGACGCCGTTGATCAAGCATTCGGGTCCTAGGCAAACACAAGAGGAGCTGACCCGCCAGCAAAACCAGGAGCGTTCGCATAGTAATGCCGAAAATCAGACCTTCCTCAAGGATGTGACCAATCAGGTGCTCGCTGGAGAGGGAGTCGGTTGGCTGAAGCTCAATCGGTTTAAGAAGCTAATGGAGGACGAGTCATATCGCACACTGGTGCTTAGCAAGCTCAATAAGACGCTGGACAAGAAGATTGCCCCAGATGATCATATTGACGATGTG TGCGTGACGAAGCCCGTGTGGAAGGGTATGCTGAAGTGCATCCAGGCCATAGCCGGCGGGTTGGACGTGACCTTTGCGAATTTCGGCCTAGGCGGTATGGCTTCTGTTTTCCAGCTGATGGAGGTAGCCCACACGCATTATTGGAGCAAGGAGATCAACGAGGGCAGCGACATGTCCTCGAGCCTGCTCTCCAGTCACGCCGCCAGTCCCATGGGCAGTAGAGAGAACCTGCGATCACCTAGCTCACCAAATGGCTCCCACTCGGCATTGGGCAGTGAGTGGGCATCGCCGCAGGAATCACGAAAGAGTTCCACTCAATTGGCACACGGTGGACCAGGTGGTTCGCATTCGGGAGCACCGATTAACCGACGATTGTCGTCGGCGGATAGCCAGGATGGTCAGTCCACCACGGAGATGTTCAAGGATATGCTGTCGCAGAAAAGAAGTGCCTTGAAGAACATGCTCACCTCCTTCGATTCAGAT GCTGCTGGCTCCACGGGTGCGCTTTCCGTTGTCAGTTTGGGCGTCCGCTTGCCCTCCAGCTGCCGATCCACGGTTTCTGACACCGAGTACGAAAAT ACAACCACGTCGAAGGATTCGAAAAAGAGCTCTGGCAATCTGTGGTCGGGCAAGTCAACGCTTAGTGCCGGATTTCGTTATACTGGAGGACACCTGATCAACACGTCATCTTCTCCGTCGCCGGACAGTCCGCGGGTTTACCTCTTCGAAGGGTTGCTGGGCAAGGATCGCCTCAATCTTTGGAACCAAATGCAATTCTGGGAGGATGCCTTCCTCGACGCTGTCAGTCAGGAGCGTGATATGATCGGCATGGATCAG GGTCCTATTGAAATGATGGAGCGCTACAAATCACTAAGTGAATCGGAGCGCAAGCGTCTTGAACACGACGAGGATCGTTTGCTATCCACAATGCTCTACAACCTGACGGCCATCCTGGTGATGCTGAATGTCGCCAAGGACGAGATCCGGCGCAAGATTCGACGCCTCCTTGGAAAGAGTCATATTGGCTTGGTGTACTCCCAGGAGGTGCACAATGTGGTCGATCAGATAAACAATCTG AATGGAAATGACATTGATCTAAAGCCCTTGGGTTCACGATTGCTGCACCGCCAGAGCTTCACCGTCCACCAGGGCACAGATGTGAACGGACCACTACGATTTATGGAGGTGCGGGACGATGGTCTGGTACTCCGATCAGTGGATGGCACCATTGTGGAGCGCTGGTGGTACGAGCGGCTGGTCAACATGACCTATTCACCCAAGACCAAGCTGCTCTGCCTGTGGCGCCGCAATGGCGGTCAGACGCAATTGCACAAATACTACACACGAAAG TGCAAGGAGCTGTACAATTGCATCAAGGAGGCCATGGAACGGGGCGGCACGCCCACCAATGTACCCGAGCTGGGCGGCGAGTTTCCCGTTCAGGACATGAACACAGGCGAGGGCGGCCTGCTGCAGGTGTGCCTCGAGGGTGTCGGTTTGTTGTTCTCCAACAGCAAG GATTTCGAG TTTTTCGTCCGATTGGACCACATCCGCAAGTGCTTCACCCAGAAGGGTGGCATTTTTGTACTGGAGGAGTACA ATCCCAAGACGCGCAATCTCATTCAACGAAAGTACCAGTCAAGCATG TCCGATCAGATTTGCTACTCGGTGCTGTGCGTATTCTCCTACGTGGCCGCCGGTCAGGACCAGAAGAAGAATCCGGTGGTCATCACTCCGCAAATCCAGGACATTCATGCccagcagaagcaaaagcaccagcagcaacagcaacatcagcagccgcagcagcagcagcagccacatcaaACGACCACGCAGCAAAATCAGCCCACAGCAGTAGCATCTGCAGTGCCCACAACAACTGCTCCAGCCGGACAAGTCAATCCCAACCGGATGACGGCCAAATCGCAAGCCGGCAGCATCTCCATACGGCACACGGTGCCCATGCAGAAGCCCACCATCACCATGTCCACGGTGCAGCCGCAGGCCAGGATGCCAGCCCAGGTTGCAACCGCATCTGTTCCGGTCACTGTGCCAGTTCCCCCCACTCCCGCTCCACCCACATCCAATCCCGCCAAGCTGCCGCAATTGCCGCCGCGCGTACCGTCGCAACCTTCGACGGAAAGCCTGGCCTCGATCTCATCACCGCCGCCAAAGCTACGGACACCCATGTCCGCTCCACCCGGACCACCGCCGGCCATACCGCCGCGCACGGGGGCCATTTCACGTAGCGGATCGGTACCGGCGGCCCGATCCTTTGTCCGCCAGGCATCGGCAAATTCTACACCGCCACAGTATACGCCACAGCCGCCGCCGCCCTTCGTGATACCCAAGCGGCACAGTGGACTGGCCAGGGCATCCACCTTGTCATCATCCACATCGCCATCGATGTCATCATCATCCGCCTCCAATCATCCCGGGCATTCGCAGTCGCAGCAGCGCGCCAGTCACGGCAGCGTCGCCGCTGTGCTGCAATCAATGCCGGAGGCTGAGCCCGGTTACGGATCCGGCTCCGGTTCAATATCCGGCTCCAGTTCCGGCTCCGGTTCGGCATCGGGCTCCATTGCCAGCGCTTCACCGCAGGCCCATCGCAAGCACTGA